The nucleotide sequence CGCTGCTTGTACGGTCGGCGGTGTCAACTCCGGAAATCTTACGCCTGTTACGGGTAAGGTAAATGTGTGGAAATTGACCCTTTCTGCTAACGCAAAAAGCGGTGAGCTTGTAGCTACAGTGAACAGTATTTCCGCAATCAACAATAAAAACAACAACGATAAGCCGTACAACAGGAGAACAAAAATCGCAAACAACGATAAGCTTACCGACGATGTAGAGCTGGATGTATGGCAGTTTAATAGTAAGGCGGCTCAGCCTCACCGAGGTGTTATAACGGAACCGGTTATGCGTATCAATCCTTCAAACGGTATTATCGGATTTGCCTTTGCAAACGGCCCCGATTATTTCAGTATGAGTAAAGGAACCGGCAATTCATATACAAAATGGCATCAAAACTATGACGACTTCGGTAATGTCGATTTTGTCTATGACAAGGCAGGAACTGCACACGGTGTGGTGGCAGGACGTGACATAAACTCCAGTGCAAATCACGCCGGAAAGTTTACATACCTTACCAGCAAGTGGGGACCTGCTTCATCTCTTTCCGATGCAAATAACTATGGAGTTAAGCCTGGTATCCAGCATAATGCGTTACGGCTTGAAGCAATAGGACAAATCGGCGATATGAATGGTTCAGGAGGTAATATTCTTGATAAAACCAGAATTCAGCACCCGTCGCTTGCAGCGGCAGGATCAGGCAGTCCCCGGCTCTACCTTGCGTACTACGATAGTCTCAATGATCAGATACGTTTTAAAGCCGGAACACTGACTTCAAATTATAAAGCTGACTTCGGTCAGTTTAAAGATCAGGAAACTGCTTCTGCGATAACACCATACAATCAGGCTAATGTCGGCATTGTTGCAGGAAAGTATAAGAACGGCAGTGCAACCACCGATAGCGGAAATAATCCAGGTACCTACCTTTCGCTCGGAGTTGTAGAGGGGTCTAATGCGGCAAACGATACGGCGGTCTTAATCTGGTTTGATGAAACAAGCCAAAAGCTTAAGTATACCTATAAAAAGAATCCTCAAATTGCCAATCATGCTTCTCAAAGCGGTAACGGTAACGGAACTTGGAGCGTTCCTGTGGATGTTTTCGATAAGATGAATGTGGGTGAATACTGTAAAATAGCAGTAGATAAAAATGGAGGTATACACATTGCAGCCTTCGACTCGGATGCGGCAGATTTAAAGTACGCGTATCTTTCAAGCTATTCGGATACGTCATTTAAACGGTCTACAGTTGACTCTTACGGTATAACGGGAACATATATCAGCTTGGATGTTGCATATACGGAAAATGGTGCCAACGGCAAACCCGTACCTTATATCGGCTATTATTCGGCTTCTGCCGGACGGTCCAAACTTGCCTATCTTGTAGACACGGCAACAGGCGTATCCGGCTCTGCTGAGGGTACCGATGACAGCGGTTACTTTACCGGCAAGTGGGAAATTTCGGTTGTGCCGACTGCCAGCCGCGTCCAGCAGGACAATATCAATGTCGGTGTATGGAAAACTAACACTGCAACTGACTCCGGAGTTATAAAGGCTTCTGTAACCGGCAATAGCAATTCGGACACTAACAACGGCACGGTGTATGGCAACGGTACTGCAAATCCCGTACTCGGTTATGCGATAAAGCAATCGATGAACGGGTATATCGAAACCGCGCAAAAGAAGTAGATTTTTTAAGATAAAACTAAATTAATTGCCCCTAAGGTCTGAATGGCCTTAGGGGATTTTTTATGTGATGTGGGCAACCGCGGAAAATGTCGAGGTTTTTAATCTTTTTACATAGCTTCTAATTAACCTTTGTGCTCTTGGCCTACCTTGCGGTTAATTTTGGGGATATTTAACCGCGGAGAACGCTAAGGCCGCTAAGGAATTTTTGGGGAGTCTTTGTATGACGTTTTTACAAGTTCTCGATTTCTTCTTTGGAAAGTCCCGATACTGTGCAAATATCGCTAATCGGATAGTTCATGCCTTTCATCAGTTTAGCCGTTTCAATGGCTTTTTGGTAAGAGCCTTCGGCAAAGCCTTGGCTGATACCTTCTTGCCTTCCTTTTATTTCGCCCTGCACTATTCCCTGTCGATAACCTTCGCTTATACATGAAGCTCTATCATGTTCATATTTCATACGGGAATCATAAAGCCATTTATCTCTAGGACTCATTTCCATTATTGTAATAGTATCATTTGCCTTTTTCATCATCGTCGATTCTTGTGCTAACATTTTCCTCACCTCCGGATTATCAGTTTCGATAAATTTCAGCCAGTTTAATAAGCTTTTTGTTTTCTTATCTCTAAATTGGGAACCCTCTAACAGTCTTGCTTTTGCAAGGTTTAGTATATGAATCTCAAGTTTTGAAGCTAAAGGCTCTTTTGTATCTTGTTCAAGAACAAGATACTTATTGTGCAAACGCTTATTTTTATTAAAGCCTTTTATTATTTATAACTTATTATGCCCCACAAATTATACAAAAAAATGACTATTTTATACTTGCCTTTTAGCCTATTACAAACACCCAAAACTGGCTTTTTCTGAGCCACATTAAAGCAAAACAATCATTTACCGATATAGAGCTAGGGTTAAATATGAAAAAACATTTTATAATTTTATTCTTTACTTTAATAATAATTTCGGCATATACTGCCGAAACTTGGTTGTCAGCTGAATATCAATATGGGGTTTCTTTTTTTAAAGGAGAAGATATAGATTCTTATAGTGGTCCTGAAAGCAGACACTTTAATATTGGGCACTCTGGTATAAATATAAAAACATATACTTTCTGGAATAGTCAGAATATCGGTTTATTTACAAAAGTAGGTTTGATGTTGCCCTATTTTAATATAACTGATAATGAAAATGATTATATGAAATACAGTGGTATTCCATTATCATTAGGTGCAGGTCTTGGATTTCGTCATATTTTATCGGAAAAATCTAATATTAATTATGCTGTAGGATTAAGTTTTAATTTTGGTATGTTTTTTTCTAAATATAAAAACTCTTATGTTTTGACAGATCTAAAAGAGTATATGCAGAAACTAGAACTTAGTGTACTTTTTGATATGGGATATAAATATAATATCAATAACAATGTGTACCTTAATGCCGGAGCTAACTTAAATTTTGGCTTTGCAAAACACATTAAAAAATCTAGTAAATCAGATTTACATAATAACAGCACATCAAAATGGGCTAAAGGCTTTTTTTCTTTTGAGTTTTTGCCATACTTTGGAATAGGTTTTATTTTTAACTCAAAGTAGTAATAGCCTGTATTCCGCCTTTTGTGTTTATTTTAAAAACAGAAGCATAATCACAACCCAACGGAACTAACATTATATTTCTTACCCTCTTATGAAAAATTCTAAGAGGGGATGGAAAAACTGTTTCAGCCGGAGTATAAACTTTTCCGTTAACTCCTGCAATTCTCATTCCGCTATCTATGTAAGGATATTCATAGATATGCAAAGTTTGTACATTAACAAATGTAGTCGTTGTTACGCCCCAAGTCCAAAAACCTATTATACCCCAAACCTTACCTCCTGGAACAGGAATCCATCCCTCTATATTACCGCCGTTTTCTTGTCTAAACTCGGTTCCTTCACCGTGTACTATTACTTCTACCTTCTTTATTCTATATCCAGTTTTTATTATTCCATTCTTAGTATATCCACCGCTAAACCCATCGTATCCTTTTACGTTAATGTATATAGGGCTCGTATATTCTGTCTTGCCATTATATAACGTTAATTTTATATCTACCTTTAAAGTTTTATCTGGATATTTAATTGTACCAAATGTCCCTGTTGGAGCATTGCTAGATGGTTCCCACGTTTCTTTGCAAAAAGCTTCTGCCGCAAACTTAATTCCATAAATATAAAACGCCTTATTAAAGGTTATAGTTCGATTATTTGATGATACTTCCCCGAATGCACTAACATCACGTGGAAAAGGTTTCGTCCATGTAGTAAAATATTCTGCTTTATTCATTATATATCCTTTCTAAACCAAATCTCTCCAAAGACGGTATCTATTGGGTCTTGTTCAAGTGTAGGTGCTATTAACTTATTCAATGTTGCCGAGGCTCCTTTTATATAAATGTTCCCATTTGTATCAACCCTAAAAATCTCCTCACCCTTATTCCTAATCTTCAACCCATTCAGCTCATCAAACCATGCTTCAAAGTCTTGATGTGTTGTATTGTCCGTATCGATATGTAATTTCTTTACAATTAGGCTATTCAAAAAAGCAATATCACCTGATAACTTCTTTATAAACGCTTCTTGAGTGACAAGCATTTGTGCAAACAAAGCCCCAAAATGCCCCGTTTGTTGTTTAAGCTCCTCAATCTGGAACATATGCACTAAGCACGACTGATACTCTTTTGCATAGTTTACTTCCGGCTCTAGATTTAACCATTGTGCACCGCTCCACTTATAGCACACGCCGACCTTCCAGCCGCCTATAGTTTTGCCCGAAAGAACCCAATCGCCGGGGTTTGCGTCTACAAATCCGAATTTCTCGCCTTTAGTGATGATGACTGTTTTTGTATCGGGGACGGTTTCGACGACACCCAGATATTTAGGCGTTGCTTCTGTAACGATATTTTCAAGCTGCTGCACCTGCATGCCTTTCGTTACAAGACGGTATAAACCCCTGATTTCGGGCTCGGTTACAACCGTCTTATACATTCTAACTTCGTCAAAAGTAGCGTGCGTTCTTCCTCCTCCCAGCGTGAAGCCTTCGGAAAAGTCTACGGGGTAATTGCCTGCGGTAAGTTCCGCTTTTAATTCTGCGTTTTTGTAGATTTTAAAAAAGCTGTTTTTTGAAAAAAGAAAACACCAGTGCGTCTGATCTTGGTCGTCTTTAATGTCGGTTACGGTTTTAACCCCTGCAAGTTCGATTGTTAAAAAGTCTGTTGCTTGGTCAAAGTAGGCTTCAATGTTCGCTGTTGAAAAAACACCCCTATAGGCTGCCGAGTCTACGACTCCGTCCCATTGTCTCCAAAGAGAAATAGTAAGCTCGTTTCTGTTTCCGGCAATCGGCATAGTTCCTGCCCCAGCCGGTAAATAAACGGCATTGCCGGAGATGCCTTGAACGATTTGAGCGTCGGCGGGAAGTGTCATGTTTGAGCCGTTTGCGTAGTTGATTGCTTCCATGATTTACACCTCCGTCTCTGTGAACATTCCGGCAAAATAAAATACTCTTTCGTTTTCCGGCACTTCAATATTAAATTGCAAAAGTTTAAGGCCGTTAATCTCTACCGTGTTTTGAAGGACTTCATTTTCCGGAACATGGACGAAGCCCCACTGATAATTGGGTAAGTTTTGTTTTATTTTTGCAAAATTGCCGCAAACAATTTTATCAAAATTAAACTCGGCGTTTGTTTTGAATCCCGTAAAGCTGGGATTCGGGGTATAATGGTCAGCCCAACACAAAATACCTATTATTAAATTTCCTGTCTTTGAATAGGGAATTCTTACATTTGTATGTTTTTTATTCGCAGCAAAATAAGACAGGGTAAGACCTGCCGATAGTGAATTGTGAGTACTTTTGCTTGTAGGATTATAAAATTCTAAATCAAAGATTCTTGTAGGCTCCCACATAAAGCCCGTGTTTCTTTCTGCAACCGCCCAGCCTCCGATATACCAAGTGCTAGCAGAGCTTGACAATGCTATATAAGAATAGCCTTCATCATCTTTGATGATGTCTTCTTTGTTGTAATTGAAAGCTACCCATTGGTAATATCTTGAGTCCCATGCGTCTTGATTTCTGGGATTAAATACAACACTCTTTCCATAGTCAGTATGTTTATCCGCAATTTGAGAACCTAGTAGTTTTTTTATGCCTTTATCGGAATTACACAGCCATGCGGTTATAATTCCGTAAGACCAATTATCTCCGATTGGATATTTTATAAAAAAGGCCCCGTCTTTATTTTCAGGCAGTTTTACTTTTATAACAATGTAATTTGTAGGCGTTTGAGTTTCACAATTTGATATGACAGTATGTTCTGTAAATTTAACCATATATTGAGCTTGCCATTTTCCGTATTTAGAAACAGCCCCTGTTCCAACACCAATTAAATTAGTAAGAGGTTCATCTGTCATCTGGAAGTCTTCTCGGCCGTCCCAAATTATTTGGCCGTTTTTGTAAAGCGGTTGTAAAATGGCAGTTTGCCTTTTTACTTCGGCAAGATTTGCTTTAATTTCATTGTAGGTTTCCGTAAGCCGATTAACGGCTTCAATTACTTGTTCATTTGTCATTTTTTTCATATCCTTATATAACTTTAATAAACGGGTAAACCCCGTAAGATTTAACTCTATTGTCTTCGGCTGTTTGGACTACACGGGAGGCGTCAAATTGTAATACCTGCTTATCCCAAGACGAATTCGATGACCAAGACCTTGAGCTTCCGGTATAATGACTAGAGAAAGGGCCGCTTGATCCTAGCATTATGTTACCGGAATCAAAAGATACTTCTCCCTTTATATTTCTTATAGCATCTCCCTGATACTCCAGTGCCAATTCTGCACCGCCTCGGCCGCTTCCGTCGTCGACTGCTCTTAAGGCAACACCTCGCAGATCAGGCAATTTTGGATAACCGAAAGCATCGTAGCCTAGATAGTTTTTCTTATTTTTATCCCCAAAATTCTCAAGCCAAAATTGATAAAACTCGGGGTAAAGTTCCGGGATAAAAGAATAACCGTTTGCATACAAATATCCATAAGTATATTTTTTGCTTGTGAAGTATCGAATTTCTCCGATTGCTCCGGACTCTTTAATAAAGCGATCTTTGTGATAATTTTTTATTTCATCCATTTTTTGTTGGATAAACATATTCATTTTATTTTTTTCTTGAAGATAAAAATTATTTATTTCATTCTTTAAATTAGTAATTGTTTGTTGGGCATTATTGTTAAGTTTATTTTCTGTATGCTGCAAAATTTCATCAATTAGGGATTGTTTAATATTCCCTTCAAAAGCCCACACATTGCCTCTAAAATCTACGACAGCATAGCAGCCGAGGCCGAATGTTTCGGCGTTTATATTTTGCGAGATTTTATTAGTTGAGAGTTCGACGGTTTGAATTGTAACAGTAAAATTACCCGTCAATTTATAAACTATCAAATACTGTTTAGCACCATTGCCGTTTTGCTTGTCAAAGAAAAGTTTTAATGTAAAATCGTTTTTTAATTCTCCCGATAAAATAATTACATTATTTAACGCTTCCTCAAAAGTCATCTTGATTTCTTGTTTATCTGTGCAATCGTATTCAATGATTTTAGATTTCCAAGCTGTAAACGACGGATTGGGAGCGGGTAGGGCTTGAGGTGTCTCGTCAAAGTTAAAAAGGCTTAAAATGTCAATGTCGGTGGGGAAGGATAGGGCTTCTCCGGGAATACCTTGCTCGCCTTTCTCACCTTTAAGTCTTACAGGTGCAGTCCATTGACCTTCATTTATATTGATCGCATTTTTTGTGGACACCCAAATACTTTTTTTAGTTTGAAGACGATGCCAACCGTCTTTTGTTCCATCCCCTTTAGGTCTTAAGGGTTCTTCTTCTCTGTCATTATAAGTGTAATAATACTTCCATTGCTCTACACTTCCTGAATCGGAAATACTTCCATCTATGTTTGTAACTTTATTATCAAAAGGAGGTACAACATAAGAAGGATCATCTATCCCAAAAATCTCGGGAGAATAGTCTACGGCAATGATCGAAGCATTCCATTCATCTGTAGGCTCTATAGAAGTAATTATTA is from Treponema denticola and encodes:
- a CDS encoding LamG domain-containing protein, which encodes MEAINYANGSNMTLPADAQIVQGISGNAVYLPAGAGTMPIAGNRNELTISLWRQWDGVVDSAAYRGVFSTANIEAYFDQATDFLTIELAGVKTVTDIKDDQDQTHWCFLFSKNSFFKIYKNAELKAELTAGNYPVDFSEGFTLGGGRTHATFDEVRMYKTVVTEPEIRGLYRLVTKGMQVQQLENIVTEATPKYLGVVETVPDTKTVIITKGEKFGFVDANPGDWVLSGKTIGGWKVGVCYKWSGAQWLNLEPEVNYAKEYQSCLVHMFQIEELKQQTGHFGALFAQMLVTQEAFIKKLSGDIAFLNSLIVKKLHIDTDNTTHQDFEAWFDELNGLKIRNKGEEIFRVDTNGNIYIKGASATLNKLIAPTLEQDPIDTVFGEIWFRKDI